From the Sphingobacteruim zhuxiongii genome, the window TGATATGCAAGCTGCTTCAGTAGATTTTGTTAATAAGTTGGCCAATATTCCAATGTTGCAACCTGCGGGCGTTGTGGTTGAGCATTCTGTTAATTTTGCAAACGCGAAGCCTAGGTCTGATGGCCCGATGAATCAAGTTATGGCTTATCAAGGGGATCAGTTTGCCGTACAGTCGACCGGTTCAGCACCCAAGCTATCGCAAAAGAAATTTAGTTTTGCGGAGAAGTTTGATTTGGGATTATTTGTTTCGCCAAGTTCTACAGATGAGCAGATGAATTTCGGAGGAGGTATGCTTTTAGGTTATAATATCACTAAAAACCTGAGTGTACGAACTGGCCTAGCGTACAATCAATATCAAGTCGGTTTAATGAAAGATCCAGTAGGTAATCCGGAGACCCAAGTACTCGCGTCTTCAGATGTCTTAGAACAGGATGCTAAATATAGCATGATTACCATGCAGGCTAGTCGCACGATGATTTTACCAAATGTAAATGCGGTGAGCGGGAATGTGCAAGCTTTTGAAATACCGTTGGAAGTGAAGTTTAAGGCTAATTCCGGTATTTATGCTTCTTCGGGGATGACATATGCGGTTGTCCTTAATCAGAATCGCTTTACCCACTTTATCGAAAACGCAAATGCAGATTTATTTGATAAGGGTTTACCAAGTTCATCTAAGGAGATGAATGATGCGGTACAACCGGTGACTCGTAAAGTAAAAACAGACGAACAAAACGTGAATACCAATAATTTCGGTGGCTTTATCAACTTATCGATTGGTAAAGAGATGAAAGTTAATAAGCGTTTGAATTTATCAGTAGAACCCTACGTGAAGTTACCAGTTGGAAGTTTTAAGCAAGCGGATATGAATTATACCAACGGAGGTATAAGAATTATCACAAACTTTTAAAGGATACTAAATTTCATCTATTCTTACCCAGGACATTCCTGCGGCAATTGCTCCTTGTACCCCAGGATCTCCGTCTTCAAAGACTAAGCAATCAATTGGATCTACTTGAAGGTGTTCCGCGGCAAGCAGAAAAGGTTGTGGAGAAGGTTTCCCAAACTCCGTATCGCCGGCGCATACCAGTGTTTGATATTTCCCTTTCACTTCAATAACGTCTAAAGTAATGTTCAATGTAGAACGGGATCCCCCGGAAACTACCGCTATTTTTTTGATGTCATGGAAGTCAAATAAGATTTGGCGTACGAAATCAATCGGTTTTGTTTGTTGAATGAATTCTTGAATGAAAATTGCGGATTTCCTTTTGGCAAATACTTCAAAATCCAATTCCACTTGATATCGTTGACTAATTTCTTTCGCAACAGCAACTGTTGGCCATCCTGCCGTTTCGTCGATTAAGTCTGGATTTAAGGTTATACCGTATTCTTTGGCTGCCGCAACATAGGACGCTTTATGGGCATACATGTTATCGGCAAGTGTGCCGTCAACGTCAAATAATAGTGCTTTAAAGGGAGTGGAGAGTTCTTTAAGTTTTAGGTATTTGTACAATGATTGTTCATTCATGGCACAAAGGTAAGAAAGTCTCCGTAATTGGGAGACTTTCTTACTATTGAATTATCGTGCTGCCTTACGGCGATTAAGTTCTTTCATGATTAAGCCTAATTCACGGCCTGTTTGACCTCCGACCGATGTATTCTCTTGCGCTCGACGGAATAAGTACGGCATAACAGATTTAACTGGACCGTATGGCATGTATTTAGCTACATTGTATCCTGATGCTGCTAAGTTGAAAGATAAGTTTTCCGACATACCTAGCAATTGTGCGAAAAATACGTGAGGGTGGTTATGAGGAATGTTACGTTTCTCTAATTCTTTCGTTAGAATAAGGCATGATTCTTCATTGTGAGTTCCAGCCATAAAACCAATGCGATCGATATGATCTAACATGAAATAGATTGCTTCATTATAGTCAGTATCTGACGCAGGCTTGTTTGGTTGAATTGGAGATTGATAGCCATTTTCTTTTGCTCGTTCACGTTCAATTTCCATGTATGCGCCACGTACTATTTTAGCTCCTAAGAAGAAGTTTTGAGTCTCTGCGTATGCAAAGTCTGCTTTTAAGGAAGCTAATTTGTCGTGTCTATATAATTGATAAGTATTATAAACGATTGGTTTTTCTTGATTGTATTTCTCCATCATCTCTCTTGCGATGTCATCGATGGTGTCTTGAATCCAAGAATGTTCTGCATCAATCAAAACGGGAATACCTGCATCATGACATGCTTTACAGATTTGATCACAACGATTATATAAGCGATCGTACTCTGCTTTTTCTTCGCTTGTTAGACTTTGTTTAGCATCAATTTTTGCGAATAAATCAAAGCGTCCTAATCCTGTTGGTTTGAATACACAGAAAGAAATCAAAGGGTTTGTCTTTGCCGATGCTACGGTTCTCAAGATCTCTTTACAAGTTTCGTCGAAACTTGCTTCCGATTCTTCACCTTCCACCGAATAGTCGAGGATTGTGGTAACTTTTCCTTTTCCTAAATCTTGGATGGCTTGATAACAGTCGTCTATACTTTCGCCGCCACAGAATTGTTTATAAATTGTGTTTTTAATAATTCCTGTTATTGGAAGACCAATATTTAAGGAGAAATTGGTAATGGGGGTACCAATTTTAATCAAGGTATTGCTTGCTACCATTTTGAACAACCAATAAGCCTTGTTTAAATCCTTATCACTTTTATTTTTGAAAGCGATTTCGGTGTTGTTAAAGTCAAGCTTTGTGGGCGCTGATATATCCATGATACTATATTTTATATATTCTGCAAAAGTAGTTAATTAATTGTAGATAATTTTAATAGATAGGTTGTAAAAAGTTCGCAATTGCATATTTTTGTTTATGCAAACGTTTACATTAAAAGGTGAGTTCATCCAGATGATTCAATTATTGAAAGTAATGAATTGGGTTGAACATGGCGCAATGGCTCAATGGGTCGTTGAAGAGGGATTAGTTAAATACAATGGTGAAGTTGACCTTCGCAAACGGCTGAAAGTTAAAGTTGGCGATATCGTCGAATTTGATGGTAATAAAGTAAAGATAATTTAACGCGAAAAACGCTATCTTTAGGCTGAAATTATAATATGAAAAAGATAAAGAGCTTAGGGTATGACGTGGTGTTTGAAGATAATTTAAACGAATTACAATCATTTTTGATTGATCACGACTATTCCCAACTATTAATACTTGTTGACCGCAATACGAACGATCATTGTTTGCCTGTCTTGCAAGCATCCATTCCTGACATTGTAGACTATGATATCATTGAAGTTGATCCAGGAGAAGAGAACAAGAATATCGACTTCTGTATTGGTGTATGGAAAACGATGTTAGACTTCGGTGCTGATAGAAAGGCTTTGATGTTGAACCTTGGTGGCGGCGTTGTTACCGATATGGGTGGTTTCGCTGCAGCAACATATAAAAGAGGTATTGATTTTATTAATGTGCCGACGACATTACTTTCACAAGTTGACGCATCAGTAGGAGGTAAGACTGGAATAGATCTCGATAATGTTAAGAATATCATTGGGACGTTCTCACAACCTCAAGCCGTTTTTATTTCAACAGCCTTTTTGAAAACACTAGATGATAGACAAATTCGCTCTGGATTCGCAGAAATCATTAAACATGGATTAATTCAAGATAAAGCACTTTATCAAAAGTGTAAATCGTTGGAATTACCAGTGGTTCCGAATGAGATTGTGTTTGAGTCTGTTCAAATAAAGAACAATGTTATTACGATTGATCCGAAAGAAAAGGGATTACGTAAGATTTTGAACTTTGGACATACCATTGGTCATGCGATTGAAGGTTATTCCTTAGAAAATGATCAATCGCCTTTATTACATGGGGAGGCTATTGCAATAGGTATGATCTGTGAAGCATATCTTTCATTTAAATTGAATAATCTTGAGGAAGCGGAGCTTGAAGAAATCGTTCAATATTTGAGTTCAGTTTATCCAAAGTACCAATTTGATCAATCAATCTATCCGATATTGTTAGGACTAATGCGTAACGATAAGAAGAATGAAAATAACCAATTAGGGTTTTCGTTATTACGTAGTATTGGAGACTGTGACTTCAATAAATATGTAGAAGAGGCAGATATTATCGAAAGTCTTGATTATTATAGAAATTTGAATTCATAGAACATGAAGTTAAAGGCATTTCACCTAGGTTTATTGTTTGTTTTTCTTGTAAGCTTTACTGGGCTTAGTTTTGCTGCTAAAAAGAAAATATTGCTATTTACCAAGACTGCCGGATATCGACATGAAAACATTGAAAAAGGAGTTAATGTATTAAAGAAGCTTTATGCTGAAAGTGGATATCAAGTGGTTCATTCTGAAGACGCGGATATTTTCCTTTCTGATTCGATTTCTAGTTTCGATGCTGTCTTGTTCTTCAGTACAACGGGTACAATCTTTAATGAGGCGCAAAAGGAAGCTTTTCAGAAATATATCCAATCTGGGAAGGGATTTATGGGGATCCATGCAGCGACTGATTCGGAGCACAAATGGCCTTGGTATAATCGTCTAGTAGGCGCCTATTTTATGAGTCATCCTGCTGTTCAAGACGCAAAGATAGATGTGTTAAATAGAAAGCATGCTTCAACAAAACACCTAAATAAGATTTGGTTGCATAAGGATGAATGGTATGATTTTAAGGACGTCCAGCCTGGAATAACCGTTTTGATGAACCTTGACGAAAGTTCCTATAAGGACGGTAAAATGGGGGCAAATCACCCAATCGCTTGGTTTCAAGAGTTTGAAGGCGCTCGGATGTTTTATACAGGATTAGGACATACGAATGAATCATTCGACTCACCGACCTTCTTAAAACACCTTGTTGGAGGCATGAAATACGTTTTAGGGAAATAACGAAATGTAAGGAGGCGATAAGCCTCTTTTTTGTTTTTATTCTATCGACTTATTTCGATGCTAAAACAATAAGAGCATGCAATTTCCTCCTTTGCCTAAACTAAGTACAAATGGCATTAAATTAAGATTCTGGATTTGAGAACCTTGTGTTTTCATAAGGTCAATCGTTTAGATTTCTCTTATATTTACGAATTATTGAATCACACCTTATGAAAAGAATCGTGGCAACTTTATGGGCATTGATCATGTCCTTTTCATTGTTTGCGCAAAACTATAGTG encodes:
- a CDS encoding HAD family hydrolase, giving the protein MNEQSLYKYLKLKELSTPFKALLFDVDGTLADNMYAHKASYVAAAKEYGITLNPDLIDETAGWPTVAVAKEISQRYQVELDFEVFAKRKSAIFIQEFIQQTKPIDFVRQILFDFHDIKKIAVVSGGSRSTLNITLDVIEVKGKYQTLVCAGDTEFGKPSPQPFLLAAEHLQVDPIDCLVFEDGDPGVQGAIAAGMSWVRIDEI
- a CDS encoding proline dehydrogenase family protein translates to MDISAPTKLDFNNTEIAFKNKSDKDLNKAYWLFKMVASNTLIKIGTPITNFSLNIGLPITGIIKNTIYKQFCGGESIDDCYQAIQDLGKGKVTTILDYSVEGEESEASFDETCKEILRTVASAKTNPLISFCVFKPTGLGRFDLFAKIDAKQSLTSEEKAEYDRLYNRCDQICKACHDAGIPVLIDAEHSWIQDTIDDIAREMMEKYNQEKPIVYNTYQLYRHDKLASLKADFAYAETQNFFLGAKIVRGAYMEIERERAKENGYQSPIQPNKPASDTDYNEAIYFMLDHIDRIGFMAGTHNEESCLILTKELEKRNIPHNHPHVFFAQLLGMSENLSFNLAASGYNVAKYMPYGPVKSVMPYLFRRAQENTSVGGQTGRELGLIMKELNRRKAAR
- a CDS encoding RNA-binding S4 domain-containing protein, whose product is MQTFTLKGEFIQMIQLLKVMNWVEHGAMAQWVVEEGLVKYNGEVDLRKRLKVKVGDIVEFDGNKVKII
- the aroB gene encoding 3-dehydroquinate synthase, yielding MKKIKSLGYDVVFEDNLNELQSFLIDHDYSQLLILVDRNTNDHCLPVLQASIPDIVDYDIIEVDPGEENKNIDFCIGVWKTMLDFGADRKALMLNLGGGVVTDMGGFAAATYKRGIDFINVPTTLLSQVDASVGGKTGIDLDNVKNIIGTFSQPQAVFISTAFLKTLDDRQIRSGFAEIIKHGLIQDKALYQKCKSLELPVVPNEIVFESVQIKNNVITIDPKEKGLRKILNFGHTIGHAIEGYSLENDQSPLLHGEAIAIGMICEAYLSFKLNNLEEAELEEIVQYLSSVYPKYQFDQSIYPILLGLMRNDKKNENNQLGFSLLRSIGDCDFNKYVEEADIIESLDYYRNLNS
- a CDS encoding ThuA domain-containing protein; translated protein: MKLKAFHLGLLFVFLVSFTGLSFAAKKKILLFTKTAGYRHENIEKGVNVLKKLYAESGYQVVHSEDADIFLSDSISSFDAVLFFSTTGTIFNEAQKEAFQKYIQSGKGFMGIHAATDSEHKWPWYNRLVGAYFMSHPAVQDAKIDVLNRKHASTKHLNKIWLHKDEWYDFKDVQPGITVLMNLDESSYKDGKMGANHPIAWFQEFEGARMFYTGLGHTNESFDSPTFLKHLVGGMKYVLGK